A single genomic interval of Bradyrhizobium sp. sBnM-33 harbors:
- a CDS encoding glycosyltransferase — translation MTSTLTLALRARNANRIKPRYQICLIHPFDPRGEKVGGLETYIRDFITFHPTDTDILFIGVDSTGELELGKLHRMTFRGRGFDFLPILHYSDQQAREAARSIRTSLTGQFFMALLRHFGTIARLIRARRCSVDLRRVEFSWLPAILRLPFVQMLHGEGAPKLQMDSLLRKYAFVHNTGERFAVAMSEKFLCVNPFITERLQRTYPRRKDKIDTLWTWVNTDIFKPQLWPLNSSPFQVVFAGRLDEFKDPPLMFRTIDRLRRRLNGDVRFHYIGTSDPHRFEEFAAIEDITVRHGFKDAAGMAETLASAHAGILTSEFEGMPRCVLETLAVGRPVVAMHLPQLEPVIHSGVSGYLVARSGSRDDMADALAQRFVDVRNAIDAGTMNPVQIADSIRAFTPGTQLARVFRYHQEIQDARGLAAAAPTC, via the coding sequence ATGACTTCAACATTGACCCTGGCGCTACGGGCGCGAAACGCCAACCGGATCAAGCCACGTTACCAGATCTGCCTGATCCACCCGTTCGATCCGCGCGGCGAGAAAGTCGGCGGCCTCGAAACATACATTCGCGATTTCATTACATTCCATCCGACCGACACCGACATCCTCTTCATCGGCGTCGACTCGACGGGCGAGCTGGAGCTCGGCAAGCTTCACCGGATGACATTCCGAGGCCGCGGCTTCGACTTCCTTCCGATCCTGCACTATTCGGACCAGCAGGCGCGCGAAGCTGCCCGCAGCATCCGCACCTCGCTGACCGGGCAATTCTTTATGGCGCTGCTCCGTCACTTCGGCACGATCGCAAGGCTGATCCGCGCGAGGCGGTGCTCGGTCGATCTGCGGCGGGTGGAATTTTCCTGGTTGCCGGCGATCCTGCGGCTGCCGTTCGTGCAGATGCTTCACGGCGAGGGCGCGCCGAAATTGCAGATGGATTCGCTGTTGCGGAAATACGCCTTCGTTCACAATACCGGCGAGCGGTTTGCCGTCGCCATGAGCGAGAAATTTCTCTGCGTCAATCCGTTCATCACCGAGCGGTTACAGCGGACCTATCCGCGCCGCAAGGACAAGATCGACACGCTCTGGACATGGGTCAACACGGATATTTTCAAGCCGCAACTCTGGCCGTTGAACTCGTCGCCGTTCCAGGTCGTGTTCGCCGGCAGGCTCGATGAATTCAAGGATCCACCGCTGATGTTTCGCACGATCGACCGCCTGCGGCGGCGATTGAACGGCGACGTACGGTTTCACTATATCGGCACCAGCGACCCGCACCGGTTCGAAGAGTTCGCCGCGATCGAAGACATCACCGTCCGCCACGGCTTCAAAGACGCCGCCGGCATGGCGGAGACGCTGGCAAGCGCGCATGCCGGCATCCTGACATCCGAATTCGAAGGCATGCCGCGCTGCGTGCTCGAGACACTTGCGGTCGGCCGGCCGGTCGTCGCCATGCACCTGCCGCAGCTCGAACCTGTGATCCATTCTGGCGTCAGCGGCTATCTGGTAGCGCGAAGCGGCAGCCGCGACGACATGGCCGATGCGCTCGCTCAGCGGTTCGTCGACGTCCGGAACGCCATCGATGCGGGCACGATGAATCCGGTACAAATCGCCGACTCCATCCGAGCGTTCACGCCGGGCACCCAACTCGCGCGGGTCTTCCGCTATCATCAGGAAATTCAGGATGCCCGCGGACTTGCCGCTGCGGCGCCGACTTGCTGA
- a CDS encoding acyltransferase, whose product MTVVERLSVNPPSLSVSRATAQSRDGVVDTMRGIAILMVIGIHSLPQPLDAIWANSLDAALRPCVPVFLFASGYLTSLSGRVPLAKRLKAALVPYAIAFTAAYIYMALHNPAMDHRIGTTLARFGLGYVFVYYYVFVYVCCTLGLWLVFAAGGDGQQTRQRITNLLLLSIGCGLLSGSYLDPAMSRLGASEGLLDEIRMRDIPFWFSFAALGALTAMFRDLLEQDMRRALFGAVLAAYLFYAAVRIFHLGDAATYDSTAFFVYAALFCISLFAIQPKSPLLGWIGSGSYFIYLWHIFIVMALRDHAGLRQLGGIASFAVFCGVTALVSTAALLAVRQLASPRICRWLGA is encoded by the coding sequence ATGACGGTCGTCGAACGCCTATCAGTAAACCCGCCGTCTCTGAGCGTCTCGCGCGCAACGGCCCAAAGCCGCGATGGCGTCGTCGACACCATGCGCGGCATCGCCATTCTGATGGTGATCGGCATCCATTCGCTGCCGCAGCCGCTCGACGCCATCTGGGCAAATTCGCTCGATGCAGCGCTGCGGCCCTGCGTGCCGGTGTTCCTGTTCGCTTCCGGATATCTCACGTCGCTTTCCGGCCGCGTGCCGCTGGCAAAGCGATTAAAGGCAGCCCTGGTCCCTTACGCGATCGCGTTCACCGCCGCCTACATCTACATGGCCCTGCACAATCCGGCGATGGACCATCGCATCGGCACGACGCTCGCCCGGTTCGGGCTGGGATATGTGTTCGTCTACTATTACGTCTTTGTGTATGTCTGCTGCACGCTCGGCCTGTGGCTCGTCTTTGCAGCTGGCGGGGACGGCCAGCAAACAAGGCAACGGATCACCAATCTGCTGCTGCTCTCGATCGGCTGCGGCTTGCTTTCCGGTAGTTATCTCGACCCAGCCATGTCCAGGCTCGGAGCGTCGGAAGGACTGCTCGACGAAATCCGCATGCGCGACATTCCGTTCTGGTTCTCGTTCGCCGCGCTTGGCGCGCTGACCGCGATGTTCAGAGACCTGCTCGAACAGGATATGCGCCGTGCGCTCTTTGGCGCCGTGCTGGCCGCCTATTTGTTCTATGCCGCCGTGCGCATTTTCCACCTCGGCGATGCCGCCACTTACGATTCGACTGCCTTCTTTGTCTACGCGGCCCTGTTCTGCATTTCACTGTTCGCGATCCAGCCGAAATCGCCGCTACTCGGGTGGATCGGCTCAGGGAGCTACTTCATCTATCTCTGGCACATTTTCATCGTCATGGCGCTGCGCGATCACGCCGGGCTGCGCCAGCTCGGCGGTATAGCCAGCTTTGCCGTTTTCTGCGGCGTGACCGCCCTCGTCTCTACCGCCGCGCTGCTCGCCGTACGGCAACTTGCCTCGCCCCGAATCTGCCGCTGGCTGGGGGCTTGA
- a CDS encoding lipopolysaccharide biosynthesis protein — MLLKHTLLYLPAQFVGPLFQLLAMIVWTHVVDEHTLGVITLITATHELLQIGFLAWWSQFALRFLGRYQDVNDAPRFYRTENAVLLASLALQSAAVIGILHLVIAPGAGTGLLLAAVAYVMTRSLNLYIGERARARQQIRVYTIQQVFGPSVGFVVGLVLIKLLGQSPDWPLAGYAVAQLTAALIVLPWIGWGHRLWPIDREIVVHALRYGLPLIVGGALGWVGLNASRFIVNEMSGVAAAGLFAVGYGLGQRAAAVAAMLVTAAAFPLAVKSIEQHGDQAGMRQLANNSALLVAVLAPSLAGIILLRTEIVHLLIAAPFQAVTLAILPLSTLAGSIRNLRAHFGDQVFLLQNRTRWMMAIAAIDASMTVVLSALFLPRWGLPGVAGATVLAALAAATVSFSIGFTRFGLRLPVGHLVRIVLATIAMAAVLRIFPEARTITILAGHIAAGAATYFGALALLYAPSLVRILRPRPQHSGA, encoded by the coding sequence ATGCTCCTGAAGCACACGCTGCTCTATCTGCCCGCGCAATTCGTCGGACCGTTGTTCCAGCTTCTGGCGATGATCGTATGGACGCATGTCGTCGACGAGCACACGCTCGGCGTCATCACGCTGATTACGGCCACGCACGAATTGCTGCAGATCGGCTTTCTCGCCTGGTGGTCGCAATTTGCGTTGCGTTTCCTCGGACGATATCAAGACGTCAACGACGCGCCTCGGTTCTATCGCACCGAAAACGCGGTCTTGCTGGCATCTCTTGCCTTGCAAAGCGCGGCCGTCATCGGAATTCTGCATCTGGTCATCGCGCCGGGCGCCGGAACGGGACTTTTGCTGGCCGCCGTCGCCTATGTGATGACCCGGTCGCTCAACCTCTATATCGGTGAACGTGCCCGCGCGCGGCAGCAGATCCGGGTCTACACGATCCAGCAGGTGTTCGGGCCATCCGTCGGATTCGTTGTTGGCCTGGTGTTAATCAAACTGCTTGGCCAATCCCCGGATTGGCCACTTGCGGGTTACGCCGTCGCGCAACTGACGGCCGCGCTCATCGTCCTGCCCTGGATCGGCTGGGGTCACCGCCTGTGGCCGATCGACCGGGAGATCGTAGTCCACGCCCTGCGCTACGGCCTTCCGCTGATTGTCGGCGGCGCGCTCGGCTGGGTCGGCCTCAACGCTTCGCGCTTCATCGTCAACGAAATGTCCGGAGTGGCCGCCGCCGGGCTGTTCGCCGTTGGCTACGGCCTCGGCCAGCGGGCCGCGGCGGTCGCAGCCATGCTGGTCACGGCGGCGGCGTTTCCGCTGGCGGTGAAAAGCATCGAGCAACACGGCGACCAGGCCGGGATGCGCCAGCTCGCCAACAACAGCGCTCTCCTAGTCGCAGTCCTGGCGCCAAGCCTCGCCGGCATCATCCTACTGAGAACGGAGATCGTGCATCTCCTGATCGCAGCGCCGTTCCAAGCGGTGACGCTCGCCATCCTGCCGCTCTCAACGCTCGCCGGCTCAATCCGCAACCTGCGCGCCCATTTCGGCGACCAGGTATTTCTACTGCAAAACCGCACGCGCTGGATGATGGCCATTGCCGCAATCGACGCGTCGATGACCGTGGTGTTGAGCGCCTTGTTCCTGCCGCGATGGGGACTGCCCGGCGTCGCCGGCGCCACGGTTCTGGCGGCACTGGCCGCCGCCACCGTGAGTTTTTCAATCGGGTTTACACGGTTTGGCCTGCGGCTTCCGGTCGGTCATCTCGTGCGCATCGTATTGGCCACCATCGCCATGGCGGCCGTGCTGCGGATATTTCCGGAGGCCCGGACGATCACGATTCTGGCGGGCCACATTGCGGCAGGCGCAGCCACTTATTTCGGAGCGCTTGCCCTACTCTATGCACCGTCGCTGGTGCGGATACTTCGGCCACGCCCCCAACATTCAGGGGCGTGA
- a CDS encoding endo-1,4-beta-xylanase — protein MQEWSRRDALALIAGASVASCGKEVFAAQPAQSLGVIAARNGIVFGAAAGPVIDKDLAYRELYQTQVRIVTTDVAMKMGTIAPQPGPKRFESADRLLQFCASHNIPMRGHCLIWNEWVPQWIKSMSGAERERFFDSYIDEVAARYVGKLHSWDVVNEPFWPGHKAPGGYRLGPWYDTFGTGYVRRAFERVAMIDRKTKLVLNEAQSERDDDVGLAVRRGLLQLVDELKHAGVPLHAVGLQSHLQPRYPHDPGRFSEFLHALAGRGVDIYLTEFDVRDDTFPDDIAARDAMIAETAEKFLTNALRVPAVKVVIAWELADNYSFYTDAAKKKDPVAQRLPRPLPFDSSMQKKPLWFAMARAFENARKS, from the coding sequence ATGCAGGAGTGGTCGAGGCGAGATGCGCTCGCTCTCATCGCAGGAGCAAGCGTTGCTTCGTGCGGGAAGGAAGTATTCGCCGCACAGCCTGCGCAGAGTCTCGGCGTCATCGCCGCTCGTAACGGAATCGTGTTCGGCGCGGCTGCAGGGCCGGTGATTGACAAGGACCTTGCGTATCGCGAGCTGTATCAGACGCAGGTGCGCATCGTCACAACGGACGTTGCAATGAAGATGGGCACCATCGCGCCGCAACCGGGACCGAAGCGATTCGAGAGCGCAGATCGTCTGCTGCAATTTTGTGCGAGCCACAACATTCCGATGCGCGGCCATTGCCTGATCTGGAACGAATGGGTTCCGCAATGGATCAAGAGCATGAGCGGTGCCGAGCGTGAGAGGTTTTTCGATTCCTATATCGACGAAGTGGCTGCCCGCTATGTAGGCAAGTTGCATTCATGGGATGTCGTTAACGAGCCGTTCTGGCCCGGGCACAAGGCGCCCGGCGGCTACCGGCTCGGTCCGTGGTACGACACGTTCGGTACCGGCTATGTGCGCCGCGCCTTCGAGCGCGTGGCGATGATAGACCGCAAGACAAAACTGGTTCTCAACGAGGCGCAGAGCGAACGCGACGACGATGTCGGCCTGGCCGTTCGCCGTGGCCTGCTGCAGCTTGTCGACGAATTGAAGCATGCCGGCGTGCCGCTGCATGCCGTCGGCTTGCAAAGTCACCTGCAGCCGCGCTACCCGCACGACCCCGGGCGCTTCTCCGAATTCCTTCATGCGCTCGCCGGACGTGGTGTCGATATCTATCTGACCGAGTTCGACGTGCGCGACGACACGTTTCCGGACGACATCGCAGCGCGTGATGCCATGATCGCTGAGACGGCGGAGAAGTTCCTGACCAACGCGCTTCGCGTGCCGGCCGTCAAGGTGGTGATCGCGTGGGAGCTTGCCGATAACTACTCGTTCTATACCGATGCGGCGAAGAAGAAGGATCCCGTCGCGCAACGGCTGCCTCGGCCTCTTCCGTTCGATTCGTCGATGCAGAAGAAGCCGCTTTGGTTCGCGATGGCGCGCGCGTTCGAGAATGCCAGAAAATCGTAA
- a CDS encoding WecB/TagA/CpsF family glycosyltransferase — MIRRDVSSFATRHRHRCVALVRFRDECRSRKFSARSSRREATRLSIVPTSASLDTSSAAGVDMLEPPAQLQPSLTVDGITINVPSLPEAVSSIVSAAQHGDNFSVCTLNLDHVVQLQHHANFRAAYRRARFVTADGFPIVVLSRLMGVRIERTTGADLVEPVCAEARKKGLPVFLLGANDLTLKLTARRLSERFKGLQIAGCFAPGPGFDPYSSEADAAIERIRASGARLCFVALGAPRQELFAARCLDELDGTGVLCIGAALDFIAGTQSRAPSIARRTGLEWAWRMLREPRRLGPRYIKCMTIVPRLVARTIPQIVQARMRKAA; from the coding sequence ATGATTCGCCGCGATGTCTCGTCCTTCGCAACGCGGCATCGCCATCGTTGCGTCGCATTAGTTCGATTTCGTGACGAATGTCGGTCGAGAAAATTTTCGGCACGCAGTTCCCGTCGCGAAGCAACGCGCCTGTCGATAGTCCCCACGAGTGCGTCTCTCGATACATCATCAGCAGCAGGAGTCGACATGTTGGAACCACCAGCGCAGTTGCAGCCAAGCCTCACTGTGGATGGGATAACGATCAATGTTCCCTCACTTCCGGAAGCTGTGTCGTCAATCGTGTCAGCCGCGCAACATGGCGACAACTTCAGCGTCTGCACACTCAATCTCGACCACGTTGTCCAGCTTCAACACCACGCCAATTTTCGCGCGGCCTATCGTCGTGCCCGATTCGTCACCGCCGACGGGTTCCCCATTGTCGTGCTGAGCCGCCTCATGGGCGTGCGAATCGAACGCACGACCGGTGCCGATCTCGTCGAGCCGGTTTGCGCGGAAGCCCGCAAGAAAGGACTCCCGGTCTTTCTGCTAGGGGCGAACGATCTTACGCTCAAGCTAACGGCACGGCGTTTGTCGGAACGCTTCAAGGGATTGCAGATCGCGGGATGCTTCGCGCCGGGACCGGGGTTCGATCCCTATTCCAGCGAAGCGGATGCTGCGATCGAACGCATTCGCGCCTCGGGCGCCAGACTCTGCTTCGTTGCGCTCGGCGCGCCACGGCAGGAGCTGTTCGCGGCGCGATGCCTCGACGAGCTGGATGGAACCGGCGTGTTGTGCATCGGGGCCGCACTTGATTTCATCGCCGGCACGCAAAGCCGCGCGCCGTCCATCGCGCGCAGAACCGGCCTCGAATGGGCGTGGCGCATGTTGCGCGAGCCACGGCGACTCGGCCCCCGCTACATCAAATGCATGACCATTGTTCCGCGTCTTGTTGCGCGAACCATTCCGCAAATTGTCCAGGCACGCATGAGGAAAGCGGCATGA